One region of Acanthopagrus latus isolate v.2019 chromosome 24, fAcaLat1.1, whole genome shotgun sequence genomic DNA includes:
- the LOC119015256 gene encoding basic leucine zipper and W2 domain-containing protein 1-A-like isoform X2: MNNQKQQKPTLTGQRFKTRKRDEKERFDPTQFQESIVQGLNQTGTDLEAVAKFLDASGAKLDYRRYAETLFDILVAGGMLAPGGTLSDDMTRTEFCLFTAQEDLETMQAYAQVFNKLIRRYKYLEKGFEEEIKKLLLFLKGFTESERNKLAMLTGILLANGNISASILNSLFNENLVKEGVSAAFAVKLFKSWINEKDINSVAASLRKVGMDNRLMELFPANKRSCEHFSKYFTDAGLKELSDFARNQQSIGARKELQKELQEQMSRGDPQKEIIAFTKEEMKKANLSEQAMISIIWSSLMGCVEWNKKEELVTEQAIKHLKQYSLLLKAFTSQGQSELSLLLKIQEYCYDNIHFMNSFQKIAVLLYKGL; this comes from the exons ATGAATAATCAAAAGCAGCAAAAGCCAACGCTAACAGGCCAGCGTTTCAAAACGAGGAAAAGAG ATGAAAAGGAGAGATTTGACCCTACTCAGTTTCAAGAAAGTATCGTACAAGGCTTGAATCAAACTGGCACTGATTTGGAAGCGGTCGCGAAGTTCCTTGATGCCTCTGGCGCCAAGCTTGACTACCGCCGGTATGCAGAGACACTCTTTGACATCCTGGTGGCCGGCGGCATGCTGG CCCCAGGCGGGACTCTATCTGACGACATGACCCGCACCGAGTTCTGCCTCTTCACGGCACAAGAAGACCTTGAGACGATGCAAGCATATGCTCAG GTTTTTAACAAGCTGATCAGGCGTTACAAGTACCTGGAGAAAGGTTTCGAAGAGGAGATCAAGAAG TTGCTGCTGTTTCTAAAGGGATTCACTGAGTCTGAGCGCAACAAACTGGCCATGCTGACCGGCATCCTGCTGGCCAACGGCAACATATCAGCCTCAATCCTGAACAGCCTCTTCAACGAGAACCTCGTcaaggagg GAGTATCTGCAGCCTTCGCTGTCAAACTGTTCAAGTCATGGATCAATGAGAAGGACATCAACTCAGTTGCTGCCAGTCTCCGCAAAGTTGGCATGGACAACCGCCTGATG GAACTCTTTCCTGCCAACAAACGGAGCTGCGAGCATTTTTCTAAGTACTTCACCGACGCCGGGCTGAAGGAGCTGTCCGACTTCGCGCGCAACCAGCAATCCATCGGTGCCCGCAAGGAGCTGCAGAAGGAGCTCCAGGAGCAGATGTCCCGCGGGGACCCTCAGAAGGAG ATTATCGCCTTCACcaaagaggagatgaagaaggcCAACCTCTCCGAGCAGGCCATGATCAGCATCATCTGGTCCAGCTTGATGGGCTGCGTGGAGTGGAACAAGAAGGAAGAGCTGGTGACCGAACAAGCCATCAAACACTTGAAG CAATACAGCCTCCTGCTGAAAGCCTTCACCTCCCAGGGTCAGTCCGagctcagcctgctgctgaagATCCAGGAGTACTGCTACGACAACATCCACTTCATGAACTCCTTTCAGAAGATCGCGGTGCTCCTCTACAAAG GTTTATGA
- the LOC119015256 gene encoding basic leucine zipper and W2 domain-containing protein 1-A-like isoform X1: MNNQKQQKPTLTGQRFKTRKRDEKERFDPTQFQESIVQGLNQTGTDLEAVAKFLDASGAKLDYRRYAETLFDILVAGGMLAPGGTLSDDMTRTEFCLFTAQEDLETMQAYAQVFNKLIRRYKYLEKGFEEEIKKLLLFLKGFTESERNKLAMLTGILLANGNISASILNSLFNENLVKEGVSAAFAVKLFKSWINEKDINSVAASLRKVGMDNRLMELFPANKRSCEHFSKYFTDAGLKELSDFARNQQSIGARKELQKELQEQMSRGDPQKEIIAFTKEEMKKANLSEQAMISIIWSSLMGCVEWNKKEELVTEQAIKHLKQYSLLLKAFTSQGQSELSLLLKIQEYCYDNIHFMNSFQKIAVLLYKADVLSEEAILKWYSDAHLSKGRSVFLEQMKKFVEWLKNAEEESESDEEETD, translated from the exons ATGAATAATCAAAAGCAGCAAAAGCCAACGCTAACAGGCCAGCGTTTCAAAACGAGGAAAAGAG ATGAAAAGGAGAGATTTGACCCTACTCAGTTTCAAGAAAGTATCGTACAAGGCTTGAATCAAACTGGCACTGATTTGGAAGCGGTCGCGAAGTTCCTTGATGCCTCTGGCGCCAAGCTTGACTACCGCCGGTATGCAGAGACACTCTTTGACATCCTGGTGGCCGGCGGCATGCTGG CCCCAGGCGGGACTCTATCTGACGACATGACCCGCACCGAGTTCTGCCTCTTCACGGCACAAGAAGACCTTGAGACGATGCAAGCATATGCTCAG GTTTTTAACAAGCTGATCAGGCGTTACAAGTACCTGGAGAAAGGTTTCGAAGAGGAGATCAAGAAG TTGCTGCTGTTTCTAAAGGGATTCACTGAGTCTGAGCGCAACAAACTGGCCATGCTGACCGGCATCCTGCTGGCCAACGGCAACATATCAGCCTCAATCCTGAACAGCCTCTTCAACGAGAACCTCGTcaaggagg GAGTATCTGCAGCCTTCGCTGTCAAACTGTTCAAGTCATGGATCAATGAGAAGGACATCAACTCAGTTGCTGCCAGTCTCCGCAAAGTTGGCATGGACAACCGCCTGATG GAACTCTTTCCTGCCAACAAACGGAGCTGCGAGCATTTTTCTAAGTACTTCACCGACGCCGGGCTGAAGGAGCTGTCCGACTTCGCGCGCAACCAGCAATCCATCGGTGCCCGCAAGGAGCTGCAGAAGGAGCTCCAGGAGCAGATGTCCCGCGGGGACCCTCAGAAGGAG ATTATCGCCTTCACcaaagaggagatgaagaaggcCAACCTCTCCGAGCAGGCCATGATCAGCATCATCTGGTCCAGCTTGATGGGCTGCGTGGAGTGGAACAAGAAGGAAGAGCTGGTGACCGAACAAGCCATCAAACACTTGAAG CAATACAGCCTCCTGCTGAAAGCCTTCACCTCCCAGGGTCAGTCCGagctcagcctgctgctgaagATCCAGGAGTACTGCTACGACAACATCCACTTCATGAACTCCTTTCAGAAGATCGCGGTGCTCCTCTACAAAG cgGATGTATTAAGCGAAGAGGCCATACTGAAGTGGTACTCTGATGCCCACCTCTCCAAGGGGAGGAGCGTTTTCCTCGAGCAGATGAAGAAATTTGTCGAGTGGCTGAAAAACGCAGAAGAAG agtcTGAATCGGACGAAGAGGAGACGGACTAA
- the si:ch211-246m6.4 gene encoding transcription factor 15: MLSAGGPDGTNPLSHRIGGSCSAPRCYFHLQDKVMCSRRPPARPQQLQSDPRRARMKSTGPERSAQPDGFASDLDDLDSGSDSSDGKSTGGCSPRIEPEEAAGGGVRTGAPRRRRRRRRSGRDARLSGVSQQRQAANARERDRTHSVNTAFTALRTLIPTEPADRKLSKIETLRLASSYISHLANVLLLGDDCQDGQPCLRYQSILHGPAALSAASLRPICTFCLSNQRKLLRDGGKHSAAV, encoded by the exons ATGCTGTCCGCCGGGGGGCCGGACGGCACAAACCCCCTCAGTCACCGGATCGGCGGCAGCTGCTCGGCCCCCCGGTGCTATTTTCACCTTCAGGATAAAGTGATGTGCAGCCGCCGCCCGCCCGCACGTCCCCAGCAGCTCCAGTCAGACCCGAGACGAGCCAGGATGAAGTCCACCGGCCCCGAGCGCAGCGCGCAGCCCGACGGCTTCGCCTCCGACCTGGACGACCTGGACAGCGGCAGCGACAGCTCGGACGGAAAGTCCACCGGCGGCTGCAGCCCGCGCATAGAGCCGGAGGAGGCGGCTGGAGGTGGCGTCCGAACCGGGGCGCCGAGACGCCGGAGGAGGCGGAGACGGTCCGGAAGGGACGCGCGTCTCTCCGGGGTGAGCCAGCAGAGACAGGCGGCCAACGCGCGGGAGCGGGACCGCACGCACAGCGTGAACACGGCCTTCACGGCGCTCCGCACGCTCATCCCCACCGAGCCGGCCGACAGGAAGCTGTCCAAGATCGAGACGCTGCGCCTGGCCTCCAGCTACATCTCACACCTGGCCAacgtgctgctgctgggggacGACTGCCAGGACGGACAGCCCTGCCTCCGCTACCAGAGCATCCTGCACGGGCCCGCGGCGCTCAGCGCGGCCTCTCTCAGACCCATCTGCACCTTCTGCCTCAGCAACCAGAGGAAACTG ctcagagatggagggaaacaCTCGGCTGCTGTGTGA